Proteins encoded by one window of Massilia sp. NR 4-1:
- a CDS encoding Hsp70 family protein, with amino-acid sequence MSDPRYAIGIDLGTTHSALSYVDLAGSDGEKTSHGVLGIPQLTAPGTVEELPLLPSFLYLPHPEELAAGELALPWSSGDNETGVAGEMARSRGATTPIRLVSSAKSWLCHPGVDRRAAILPNDAPEEVTRVSPLEASTRYLNHLRQAWDAAHPDAPFTEQAITVTIPASFDPAARELTAAAANAAGYAGLTLLEEPQAALYSWIQNSDGRWRKEVKPGDIILVVDVGGGTSDFSLIAILERDGKLEPHRVAVGDHILLGGDNMDLALAHLVARKLAANGTQLDAWQMRALTYGCRAAKENLLANADVQTWPIVVPSRGSKLIGGSIRTELTREEVTTFITDGFFPRVEASARPAVRTRAGLTQLGLPYAQDAAVTRHLAAFLARQLGATAELEGYAGQQNPEHTFLHPSAVLFNGGVFKSELLAQRVMDTINDWLYLEGAEPARMLGGADLDLAVARGAAYYSYVRRGAGVRIRGGTARSYYVAVESSMPAIPGMEPPIQALCVAPFGMEEGSELELPGQEFGLVVGEPVHFRFFGSSVRRQDQIGAVLDFWAPDELVELNEIQATLSPEGRVAGDVVQVRLHAYASEAGTLELLAVAQDGQRWKVEFDVRATAEGQ; translated from the coding sequence GTGAGCGATCCACGTTACGCCATCGGCATCGACCTGGGCACCACGCATAGCGCCCTCTCCTACGTAGACCTGGCCGGCAGCGACGGCGAGAAAACCAGCCACGGCGTGCTGGGCATCCCGCAGCTGACGGCGCCCGGCACGGTGGAAGAACTGCCGCTGCTGCCTTCCTTCCTGTACCTGCCGCATCCCGAGGAACTGGCGGCGGGCGAATTGGCCCTGCCCTGGTCCAGCGGCGACAACGAGACCGGCGTGGCCGGCGAGATGGCGCGCAGCCGCGGCGCCACCACGCCGATCCGTCTGGTGTCGAGCGCGAAAAGCTGGCTGTGCCACCCCGGCGTGGACCGCCGCGCCGCCATCCTGCCCAACGACGCGCCGGAAGAAGTGACGCGCGTCTCGCCGCTGGAAGCCTCGACGCGCTACCTGAACCATCTGCGCCAGGCCTGGGATGCGGCGCATCCCGACGCGCCGTTCACCGAGCAGGCCATCACCGTCACCATTCCCGCCTCCTTCGACCCGGCCGCGCGCGAGCTGACCGCTGCTGCCGCCAACGCGGCCGGCTACGCAGGCCTGACCCTGCTGGAAGAACCGCAGGCCGCCCTGTACAGCTGGATCCAGAACAGCGATGGCCGCTGGCGCAAGGAAGTCAAGCCGGGCGACATCATCCTGGTGGTGGACGTGGGCGGCGGCACCAGCGACTTTTCGCTGATCGCCATCCTGGAACGCGATGGCAAGCTGGAACCGCACCGCGTGGCCGTGGGCGACCATATCCTGCTGGGCGGCGACAATATGGACCTGGCCCTGGCCCACCTGGTGGCGCGCAAGCTGGCCGCCAACGGCACCCAGCTCGACGCCTGGCAGATGCGCGCCCTGACCTATGGCTGCCGCGCCGCCAAGGAAAACCTGCTGGCCAATGCCGATGTGCAGACCTGGCCCATCGTCGTGCCGAGCCGCGGCTCGAAGCTGATCGGCGGCTCCATCCGCACCGAACTGACGCGCGAGGAAGTGACCACCTTCATCACCGACGGCTTCTTCCCGCGTGTGGAAGCGTCGGCCCGTCCAGCTGTGCGCACCCGCGCCGGCCTGACCCAGCTTGGCCTGCCGTATGCGCAGGACGCGGCCGTGACGCGCCACCTGGCCGCCTTCCTGGCGCGCCAGTTGGGCGCGACCGCCGAGCTGGAAGGCTATGCCGGCCAGCAAAATCCAGAACACACCTTCCTGCATCCGAGCGCGGTGCTGTTCAACGGCGGCGTATTCAAGTCCGAACTGCTGGCCCAGCGCGTGATGGATACCATCAACGACTGGCTGTACCTGGAAGGCGCGGAACCGGCGCGCATGCTGGGCGGCGCCGACCTCGATCTGGCGGTGGCGCGCGGCGCGGCCTATTACAGCTATGTGCGGCGCGGCGCCGGCGTGCGTATCCGCGGCGGCACGGCCCGTTCCTACTACGTGGCGGTGGAATCGTCGATGCCGGCCATTCCCGGCATGGAACCGCCGATCCAGGCGCTGTGCGTGGCGCCGTTCGGCATGGAAGAAGGCAGCGAGCTGGAACTGCCGGGCCAGGAATTCGGCCTGGTGGTGGGCGAGCCGGTGCACTTCCGCTTCTTCGGTTCTTCCGTGCGCCGCCAGGACCAGATTGGCGCGGTGCTCGATTTCTGGGCGCCGGACGAGCTGGTGGAACTGAACGAGATTCAGGCCACGCTCTCGCCTGAGGGCCGCGTGGCGGGCGATGTGGTGCAGGTGCGCCTGCATGCCTACGCCAGCGAAGCGGGCACGCTGGAACTGCTGGCGGTGGCGCAGGACGGCCAGCGCTGGAAGGTGGAATTCGACGTGCGCGCCACGGCCGAAGGACAATGA
- a CDS encoding DUF2760 domain-containing protein yields MNKSTTLPSFWSRIPLAFGAFFKTLSDAEFAGRIQHPYEPAAAPVAAPAPTPAPAPAPVAAPLREATPDAALQLLSLLQREARLIDFTQENLSGYADADIGAAARVVHEGCSKVLREHFSIEPVRNEAEGSRVTLQEGFDAGSVRLTGNVVGKAPFTGSLSHRGWRAASVRLPKLAEAHDAKILAPAEVEL; encoded by the coding sequence ATGAACAAATCGACCACACTCCCGTCCTTCTGGAGCCGCATCCCGCTTGCCTTCGGCGCCTTCTTCAAGACGCTGTCCGATGCCGAATTCGCGGGCCGCATCCAACATCCTTACGAACCGGCAGCCGCCCCCGTGGCCGCTCCCGCCCCAACTCCGGCGCCGGCGCCAGCACCTGTCGCCGCGCCGCTGCGCGAAGCCACGCCGGATGCCGCCTTGCAGCTGCTTAGCCTTCTGCAGCGCGAAGCGCGCCTGATCGACTTCACCCAGGAAAACCTGAGCGGCTACGCCGACGCCGACATCGGCGCCGCCGCGCGCGTGGTGCACGAAGGCTGCAGCAAGGTGCTGCGCGAGCACTTCTCCATCGAACCGGTGCGCAATGAAGCCGAAGGCAGCCGCGTCACCCTGCAGGAAGGTTTCGACGCGGGCAGCGTACGCCTGACCGGCAATGTGGTCGGCAAGGCGCCTTTCACCGGCAGCCTGAGCCACCGCGGCTGGCGCGCCGCCAGCGTGCGTCTGCCGAAACTGGCAGAAGCGCATGACGCGAAAATCCTGGCGCCGGCCGAGGTGGAACTGTGA
- a CDS encoding PA0069 family radical SAM protein: MRNKETEGQAMLPPQSLTAQKGRGAVTNMQGRYELHAREAFDDGWELEEEAPKVWRTHVSEETARSILSRNQSPDIPFNVSLNPYRGCEHGCIYCFARPSHSYLGLSPGLDFESRLFAKVNAPELLRGELAKPSYVVDPIALGVNTDAYQPCERDYKLTRRVLEVLQECEHPVGLITKSALIERDIDILGAMAQKNLAAASVTITTLDPKIARTLEPRAAAPARRLRTIKTLSEAGIPVGVSIAPIIPFVTEPDIERVLEAARDAGAIMGSYIVLRLPWEVNPLFQQWLEAHFPDRAQRVMNRIRDMRGGKDYDANYATRMRGEGVWADLIHQRIEKTLARLGMIGRGTRYKQLDRTLFKRPLQIPASGARARAAAAAGQMDLF, encoded by the coding sequence ATGCGGAACAAGGAAACCGAAGGGCAGGCCATGCTGCCGCCGCAGTCGCTGACAGCGCAAAAAGGGCGCGGCGCCGTCACGAATATGCAGGGCCGCTACGAGCTGCATGCACGCGAAGCTTTCGACGATGGCTGGGAGCTGGAGGAAGAAGCGCCGAAAGTCTGGCGCACCCACGTCAGCGAGGAAACGGCGCGCAGTATCCTGAGCCGCAACCAGTCGCCGGACATTCCATTCAATGTCTCGCTCAATCCCTACCGGGGCTGCGAGCATGGCTGCATTTATTGTTTCGCTCGGCCCTCGCACAGTTATCTAGGGCTGTCGCCAGGACTCGATTTTGAAAGCCGCCTGTTCGCCAAGGTGAATGCGCCGGAATTGTTGCGCGGCGAACTGGCCAAGCCATCCTATGTGGTCGATCCGATCGCGCTGGGCGTGAATACCGACGCCTACCAGCCCTGCGAACGCGATTACAAGTTGACGCGGCGCGTGCTTGAAGTGCTGCAGGAATGCGAGCACCCGGTTGGCCTGATCACCAAGTCAGCGCTGATCGAACGCGATATCGATATCCTGGGCGCGATGGCGCAAAAGAACCTGGCCGCTGCCTCGGTGACGATCACCACGCTCGACCCGAAGATCGCCCGCACGCTGGAACCGCGTGCCGCCGCTCCGGCACGCCGCCTGCGAACCATCAAGACGCTGAGCGAGGCCGGCATCCCGGTCGGCGTCAGCATCGCCCCCATCATCCCCTTCGTCACCGAGCCGGATATCGAACGGGTGCTGGAAGCGGCGCGCGATGCCGGCGCCATCATGGGCAGCTATATCGTGCTGCGCCTGCCGTGGGAAGTGAATCCGCTGTTCCAGCAATGGCTGGAAGCGCATTTCCCCGACCGCGCCCAGCGCGTGATGAACCGCATCCGCGATATGCGCGGCGGTAAAGACTACGACGCCAACTACGCCACGCGCATGCGCGGCGAGGGCGTGTGGGCCGACCTGATCCATCAACGCATCGAAAAGACCCTGGCCCGCCTCGGCATGATCGGCCGCGGCACGCGCTATAAGCAGCTCGACCGCACCCTCTTCAAGCGGCCCCTGCAAATTCCAGCCAGCGGCGCCAGGGCGCGCGCCGCCGCTGCGGCCGGGCAGATGGATTTGTTCTAG
- a CDS encoding gamma-glutamylcyclotransferase, translating to MSHNTIEINRAMDKFDGHHQVWLFGYGSLIYKADFPYLQKRPASITGWARRFWQGSHDHRGTPEAPGRVVTLIPQDGAVCQGMAYLVTPEEFAHLDHREKNGYLRLAVEIDFGDGDSVEGLVYIAAADNAAFLGAASEEEIARHIAAAAGPSGPNRDYLLHLAAALREMGHHDEHVFAIERYLAGLAGSAYEPNA from the coding sequence ATGTCCCACAACACCATCGAAATCAACCGTGCGATGGACAAATTCGACGGCCACCACCAGGTCTGGCTGTTCGGCTACGGTTCGCTGATTTACAAGGCGGACTTTCCCTATCTGCAGAAACGTCCCGCCAGCATCACGGGCTGGGCGCGGCGTTTCTGGCAAGGCTCGCACGACCATCGCGGCACGCCCGAGGCGCCGGGCCGTGTGGTGACGCTGATTCCACAGGATGGCGCGGTGTGCCAGGGCATGGCTTATCTGGTGACGCCGGAAGAATTCGCCCACCTCGACCACCGCGAAAAGAACGGCTATCTACGGCTAGCGGTCGAGATCGATTTCGGCGATGGCGACAGCGTGGAAGGCCTGGTGTATATCGCGGCGGCGGACAATGCCGCCTTCCTGGGCGCCGCCAGCGAGGAAGAGATCGCGCGCCACATCGCCGCCGCTGCCGGACCTAGCGGCCCCAACCGCGACTACCTGCTGCACCTGGCCGCCGCCCTGCGCGAGATGGGCCACCACGATGAGCATGTGTTTGCCATCGAGCGTTATCTGGCTGGGCTGGCAGGCTCAGCGTATGAACCAAATGCCTAA
- a CDS encoding LysR family transcriptional regulator: protein MNPSLRQMRALVAVARTGSFTLAAEYLHLTQSALSGQIKELEQLLGVKVVERSTRRVQLSEVGRELYPLFDKMLQDLDGAMADIANRKALKKGMVRVAAPQMMSCTLLPEVIAAYKAAVPEVQVKLVDCPVENVSGRVFSGEVDVGIGPERDPTAEVEAQLLFEMPFVIVFPPGHALEAQNSVSWADVNHHPFIALQGQFTERLLRDMSLREQSLSPYNEVTFMTTALAMVSAGLGITACLPYAERMVRLYGLQMRRLTQPELTRKFFVYTKTARSLSPAAESFIAFLLEFVQARQLPSS from the coding sequence ATGAATCCTAGTTTGCGCCAGATGCGCGCCCTGGTGGCCGTGGCCCGCACCGGCAGTTTCACCCTGGCCGCCGAATATCTGCACCTGACCCAGTCCGCGCTGAGCGGGCAGATCAAGGAGCTGGAACAGCTGCTGGGCGTGAAGGTGGTCGAACGCAGCACGCGCCGCGTGCAACTGTCCGAGGTGGGACGCGAGCTGTATCCCCTGTTCGACAAGATGCTGCAGGATCTGGACGGCGCGATGGCCGATATTGCCAACCGCAAGGCGCTGAAGAAAGGCATGGTGCGGGTGGCGGCGCCGCAGATGATGTCCTGCACCCTGCTGCCGGAGGTGATTGCAGCTTACAAGGCGGCGGTGCCGGAGGTGCAGGTCAAGCTGGTCGACTGCCCGGTGGAGAACGTGTCGGGACGGGTGTTCAGCGGCGAAGTCGATGTGGGCATCGGTCCGGAGCGCGACCCCACGGCGGAGGTCGAGGCGCAGCTGCTGTTCGAGATGCCCTTCGTGATCGTCTTCCCGCCCGGCCATGCGCTCGAAGCGCAGAACAGCGTGAGCTGGGCCGACGTCAACCACCATCCCTTCATCGCCCTGCAAGGCCAGTTCACCGAACGGCTGCTGCGCGATATGTCCTTGCGCGAGCAGTCGCTCAGCCCCTACAACGAAGTGACGTTCATGACGACGGCGCTGGCCATGGTCAGCGCGGGATTGGGCATCACGGCCTGCCTGCCCTATGCCGAACGCATGGTCAGGCTGTATGGCTTGCAGATGCGCCGGCTGACGCAGCCCGAACTGACACGCAAATTCTTCGTCTACACCAAGACGGCGCGTTCGCTGTCGCCGGCGGCCGAAAGCTTCATCGCCTTCCTGCTGGAGTTCGTGCAGGCGCGGCAGCTTCCGTCCAGCTAG
- a CDS encoding VOC family protein — translation MKIKRIHHVAYRCKDAKETVDWYVKHLNMDFVLAIAENEVPSTKAPDPYMHVFLDAGQGNVLAFFELPTQPEMDRDRNTPAWVQHLAMEVASMDELLAAKERLVAAGIEVIGPVNHTIFKSIYFFDPNGHRLELAANTGTPEMMQKLDDVKWEMLEEWSKTKKAPTHAAWMHAPQPEGQA, via the coding sequence ATGAAAATCAAGCGCATTCACCATGTCGCCTACCGCTGCAAGGACGCCAAGGAGACCGTGGACTGGTACGTCAAGCACCTGAATATGGACTTTGTGCTGGCCATCGCCGAAAACGAAGTGCCGTCCACCAAGGCCCCCGATCCCTATATGCATGTCTTCCTCGACGCCGGCCAGGGCAACGTCCTGGCCTTCTTCGAGCTGCCGACCCAGCCCGAGATGGACCGCGACCGCAATACGCCGGCCTGGGTCCAGCATCTGGCCATGGAAGTGGCATCGATGGACGAGCTGCTGGCCGCGAAAGAGCGCCTGGTCGCCGCCGGCATCGAGGTGATCGGCCCGGTCAACCACACCATTTTCAAATCGATTTACTTCTTCGACCCGAACGGCCACCGCCTGGAGCTGGCGGCCAATACCGGCACCCCCGAAATGATGCAAAAGCTGGACGACGTCAAATGGGAAATGCTGGAAGAGTGGTCGAAAACGAAGAAGGCGCCAACCCACGCCGCCTGGATGCACGCCCCACAGCCTGAAGGACAAGCATGA
- a CDS encoding fumarylacetoacetate hydrolase family protein has protein sequence MKLATLKNSTRDGQLVVVSRDLTQCVAVPAIAATLQAALDNWDETAPQLAQIYALLNQGSATGAQAFDEAACHSPLPRAYQWADGSAYINHVELVRKARNAEVPASFYTDPLMYQGGSDSFVGPRDAVYALSEDWGIDLEAEVAVVTGDVKMGASDEEAGKAIRLVMLVNDVSLRNLIPNELAKGFGFFQSKPASAFSPVAVTPDELGDDWSGHKLHLPLLVTLNGKPFGKPNAGEDMTFSFAQLVAHAARTRELGAGTIIGSGTVSNKQGSLHGSSIENGGVGYCCLAEVRMYETIESGAPQTGFLKFGNTVRIEMQDKQGASIFGAIDQTVRNYQERG, from the coding sequence ATGAAACTCGCAACACTGAAAAACAGCACGCGCGACGGCCAACTGGTGGTCGTCAGCCGCGACCTGACCCAATGCGTGGCGGTCCCCGCCATCGCCGCCACCCTGCAGGCCGCTCTCGACAACTGGGACGAGACCGCGCCCCAGCTGGCCCAGATCTACGCCCTGCTGAACCAGGGCAGCGCCACCGGCGCCCAGGCTTTCGACGAAGCCGCATGCCATTCGCCGCTGCCGCGCGCCTACCAATGGGCCGACGGTTCCGCCTACATCAACCATGTCGAGCTGGTGCGCAAGGCGCGCAACGCCGAAGTGCCGGCCTCCTTCTACACCGATCCGCTGATGTACCAGGGCGGCTCGGACAGCTTCGTCGGCCCGCGCGACGCGGTGTATGCGTTGAGCGAAGACTGGGGCATCGACCTGGAGGCGGAAGTGGCGGTCGTCACCGGCGACGTGAAAATGGGCGCCAGCGACGAGGAAGCGGGCAAGGCCATCCGCCTGGTCATGCTGGTCAACGACGTCTCGCTGCGCAATCTGATTCCGAACGAACTGGCGAAAGGCTTCGGCTTCTTCCAGTCCAAACCGGCCAGCGCCTTCTCTCCCGTGGCCGTCACACCGGATGAACTGGGCGACGACTGGTCCGGCCACAAGCTGCACCTGCCGCTGCTGGTCACGCTGAACGGCAAGCCTTTCGGCAAGCCGAATGCCGGCGAAGACATGACCTTCAGCTTCGCCCAACTGGTGGCCCATGCCGCCAGGACGCGCGAACTGGGCGCGGGCACCATCATCGGTTCCGGCACCGTGTCGAACAAGCAGGGCAGCCTGCACGGTTCCAGCATCGAGAACGGCGGCGTCGGCTACTGCTGCCTGGCCGAAGTGCGCATGTACGAAACCATCGAAAGCGGCGCGCCGCAAACCGGCTTCCTCAAGTTCGGCAACACCGTGCGCATCGAAATGCAGGACAAGCAGGGCGCCAGCATCTTCGGCGCCATCGACCAGACCGTGAGGAATTATCAGGAGCGCGGCTGA
- the maiA gene encoding maleylacetoacetate isomerase, with protein sequence MKLYSYFRSSTSYRARIALNLKGLEYEQVPVHLLRDGGEQHGDNYRAVNPSQLVPALVDGDRTITQSLAIMEYLDEVHPVMPLLPQDAAGRARVRALALTVACEIHPLANLRVLQHLKGAMGLTEEVKNEWQQHWVKEGLAMLEAHLARDSETGRFCHGDTPTMADCCLVPQVFNAQRVGVDLGPYPNIARIYANCIELPAFKAAHPSQQPDAE encoded by the coding sequence ATGAAGCTCTATTCCTACTTCCGCAGCTCCACCTCCTACCGGGCGCGCATCGCGCTCAATCTGAAAGGCCTGGAGTACGAGCAGGTGCCGGTGCACCTGCTGCGCGACGGCGGCGAGCAGCATGGCGACAACTATCGCGCCGTCAACCCCAGCCAGCTGGTGCCGGCCCTGGTGGACGGCGATCGGACCATCACCCAGTCGCTCGCCATCATGGAGTATCTGGACGAGGTGCATCCCGTCATGCCGCTGCTGCCGCAGGATGCGGCGGGCCGGGCCCGCGTGCGCGCGCTGGCGCTGACGGTGGCCTGCGAAATCCATCCGCTGGCCAATCTGCGCGTGCTGCAGCATCTGAAAGGCGCGATGGGCCTGACCGAGGAAGTGAAGAACGAATGGCAGCAACACTGGGTGAAAGAAGGCCTGGCCATGCTGGAAGCGCATCTGGCGCGCGACAGCGAAACCGGCCGCTTCTGCCACGGCGACACGCCGACCATGGCCGACTGCTGCCTGGTGCCGCAAGTCTTCAACGCCCAGCGCGTCGGCGTGGATCTTGGGCCGTATCCCAATATCGCCCGCATCTACGCCAATTGCATCGAGCTGCCTGCTTTCAAGGCCGCCCATCCTTCGCAGCAGCCGGACGCCGAATAA
- a CDS encoding ABC transporter ATP-binding protein, whose amino-acid sequence MSVSHNNALELRGLSKRFDRPAVHALDLSVRRGEIYALLGANGAGKTTTLRMATGLLLPDTGSVHILGIDLHAQPEAAKRPLAYLPDEPLLYGKLTALEYLAFMAGLWNMPAAQAAADADDLLARLGLAPHARQLTESYSRGMKQKLALAGALIHKPDLIILDEPLTGLDAHASRQVKDLLHRHTAAGGTVVITTHILEVAERMADRIGILQDGRLIGEGSLDQLRTQAQQRDASLEDVFLSLTESSHETAV is encoded by the coding sequence ATGTCCGTCTCTCATAACAACGCCCTTGAACTACGCGGGCTCAGCAAAAGATTTGACCGGCCTGCGGTGCATGCCCTGGACCTTAGCGTAAGGCGCGGGGAAATCTACGCGCTGCTGGGCGCTAACGGTGCCGGCAAAACCACCACCCTGCGCATGGCCACCGGGCTGCTCCTGCCCGACACCGGCAGTGTGCACATCCTCGGGATCGATTTGCACGCCCAGCCCGAGGCGGCAAAGCGGCCGCTGGCTTACCTGCCCGATGAGCCCTTGCTGTATGGCAAGCTCACAGCGCTGGAGTATCTGGCCTTTATGGCGGGTCTATGGAATATGCCCGCCGCCCAGGCTGCCGCTGATGCGGATGATTTACTGGCGCGGCTCGGACTCGCCCCCCACGCGCGGCAGCTGACTGAAAGCTATTCCCGCGGCATGAAACAGAAATTGGCGCTGGCCGGCGCGCTGATTCACAAACCCGATTTGATTATTCTGGACGAACCGCTCACGGGGCTCGATGCCCACGCTTCGCGCCAGGTCAAAGACCTGCTGCACCGCCACACGGCGGCCGGCGGCACCGTCGTCATCACCACGCATATTCTCGAAGTGGCGGAGCGCATGGCCGACCGCATTGGCATTCTTCAAGATGGGCGCCTGATCGGCGAAGGCAGTCTCGATCAATTGCGGACTCAGGCGCAGCAGCGCGATGCCTCGCTGGAAGACGTGTTTCTGAGCCTGACGGAGAGCAGTCATGAAACCGCGGTCTGA
- a CDS encoding LysR family transcriptional regulator: MPNSRLPSFKFLIGFEAAARLGNYSRAADELSISQSAISHQIAQLEQQLGQPLFRRKGRGVELTVAGRLLLDSVGKSLEQLRNGLNRIETYMDGSLATVVCPAHIASGWLQPRVERLLQLHPGLCPIISIDESARYIDELDVDIAITTEPLKQPGLFEVPLLNDELVAVRAPALAGKPDLGMVCLEGDLTSDWIGPFLRQHFGSLRKIAIYDDPRLVLDAALRGQGLALVSRLLADDALCSGQLQRMPDFPGLPLGTVWIARVEGETRIPLVRAMFDSLLQFAQDDLGIMSRID, translated from the coding sequence ATGCCGAACTCCAGATTGCCCTCGTTTAAGTTCCTGATTGGTTTCGAGGCGGCTGCGCGCCTGGGCAATTATTCGCGCGCGGCGGACGAGCTAAGCATTTCCCAGTCCGCCATCAGCCATCAGATCGCCCAATTGGAACAGCAGCTGGGCCAGCCGCTATTCCGGCGCAAAGGGCGCGGCGTCGAGCTGACCGTGGCGGGGCGTCTGCTGCTGGACAGCGTGGGTAAGTCGCTGGAGCAACTGCGCAATGGACTGAATCGCATCGAAACCTATATGGATGGCAGCCTCGCCACCGTGGTCTGTCCCGCCCATATCGCCAGCGGCTGGCTGCAGCCGCGCGTCGAGCGCTTATTGCAATTGCACCCGGGCTTGTGCCCCATCATTTCGATCGACGAGAGCGCCCGCTATATCGACGAACTGGACGTGGATATCGCCATCACCACCGAGCCGCTTAAACAGCCTGGCTTGTTCGAGGTGCCGCTGCTAAACGATGAACTGGTGGCAGTGCGCGCGCCGGCGCTGGCCGGCAAGCCGGATCTCGGCATGGTGTGCCTGGAAGGCGACCTCACCAGCGACTGGATCGGCCCCTTCCTCCGCCAGCACTTCGGCAGCCTGCGCAAGATTGCCATTTATGACGATCCGCGCCTGGTTCTGGATGCGGCCCTGCGCGGCCAGGGGCTGGCGCTGGTCTCGCGGCTGCTGGCCGATGACGCGCTTTGTTCAGGGCAATTGCAGCGCATGCCGGACTTTCCCGGCCTGCCCCTGGGAACCGTGTGGATCGCCCGCGTCGAAGGCGAAACGCGTATTCCGCTGGTGCGCGCCATGTTCGACAGCTTGTTGCAGTTTGCCCAGGACGATTTAGGAATCATGAGCCGGATCGATTAA
- a CDS encoding agmatine/peptidylarginine deiminase codes for MPSRRHFIQQLAAGTAIGLTGGLSFARGVGAENWYLPDEHLPQERVFLSYAASSAIWKDWAPSVNATVARLAQTIARYQPVTVLCRPGQQAQAQRECGQSNIDYLPLALDDIWVRDYGGCFVVDGAGNLGLVDFNFNGWGGKQRAGSDKRVAGILSEELEASYIASSLTGEGGGIEVDGHGTAILTESCWINPNRNSGMGKSQIEAELKLRLGLRKIIWLPGIRDKDITDAHVDFYARFVKPGVVIANLDNDPESYDHAVTRRHLEILRNATDADGRRLQVHTLPPPRKLRSNRFTDDNQDFAAGYINYLPINGAVIAPQFGDPAADNYCRDLLAKLYPGRVIEQLDIDPIAAGGGGIHCVSKQMPRV; via the coding sequence ATGCCAAGCCGCCGACACTTCATCCAGCAACTCGCCGCAGGCACCGCCATCGGACTGACGGGAGGCCTGAGTTTCGCCCGTGGCGTGGGCGCCGAGAACTGGTATCTGCCCGACGAGCACCTGCCGCAGGAACGCGTCTTCCTTTCTTACGCGGCTTCCAGCGCCATCTGGAAAGACTGGGCACCTTCCGTCAACGCCACCGTTGCCCGCCTGGCCCAGACCATCGCCCGCTACCAGCCGGTGACGGTGCTGTGCCGGCCCGGCCAGCAGGCGCAGGCGCAGCGCGAGTGCGGCCAGTCCAATATCGATTACCTGCCGCTGGCGCTGGACGATATCTGGGTACGCGACTACGGCGGCTGCTTCGTGGTCGACGGCGCCGGCAATCTGGGGCTGGTGGATTTCAACTTCAACGGCTGGGGCGGCAAGCAGCGCGCCGGCAGCGACAAGCGCGTGGCCGGCATCCTGAGCGAAGAGCTGGAGGCCAGCTATATTGCCAGCAGCCTGACCGGGGAGGGCGGCGGCATCGAGGTGGACGGCCACGGCACGGCCATCCTGACCGAAAGCTGCTGGATCAACCCCAACCGCAATTCAGGCATGGGCAAGAGCCAGATCGAAGCGGAATTGAAGCTGCGCCTTGGCCTGCGCAAGATCATCTGGCTGCCCGGCATCCGCGACAAGGACATCACCGATGCCCACGTCGATTTCTATGCGCGCTTCGTCAAGCCGGGCGTGGTGATCGCCAACCTGGATAACGATCCTGAGTCCTACGACCATGCCGTGACGCGCAGGCACCTGGAGATTCTGCGCAACGCCACCGATGCCGATGGCCGGCGCCTGCAAGTGCATACCCTGCCGCCGCCGCGCAAGCTGCGCAGCAACCGTTTTACCGACGACAACCAGGATTTCGCCGCGGGCTATATCAACTACCTGCCGATCAACGGCGCCGTGATCGCACCGCAATTCGGCGATCCTGCCGCGGATAATTATTGCCGCGACTTGCTGGCCAAGCTCTATCCCGGCCGCGTGATCGAGCAGCTGGATATCGATCCGATCGCGGCCGGCGGCGGCGGCATCCACTGCGTGAGCAAGCAGATGCCGCGCGTGTGA